In Polynucleobacter sp. TUM22923, one genomic interval encodes:
- the thrS gene encoding threonine--tRNA ligase — protein MLVVTLPDGSKREFDAPVRILDVAQSIGSGLAKAALGGIIDGKIVDASYVIDKDSQLSIITDKSPEALEIVRHSTAHLLAYAVKELFPQAQVTIGPVIENGFYYDFSFNRPFTPEDLVALEKKMAELAKKDEPVIRTVMPRDAAVQFFKDQGEHYKAEIIASIPQGEDVSLYTEGKFTDLCRGPHVPSTGKLKVFKLLSVAGAYWRGDSKNEMLQRIYGTAWLRKEDQEAHLHMLEEAEKRDHRRLGKFLDLFHFQPEAPGLIFWHPKGWSIWQEVEQYMRRVYQQEGYQEVKAPQILDRGLWEKSGHWDNYKENMFTTESENRAYALKPMNCPGHVQIYNSGLHSYRELPLRYGEFGQCHRNEPSGALHGLMRVRGFTQDDGHIFCTEDQIQPEVAAFDIAVRSVYRDFGFTEVAVKLALRPAKRVGDDAIWDKAEDALRGALTASGQTWDELPGEGAFYGPKIEYHLKDSIGRTWQCGTIQVDFSMPARLGAEYVTEDNDRKTPVMLHRAIVGSLERFIGILIENHAGNMPVWLAPTQAVVLNISGNSAAYAQKVQQLLKKQGFRVESDLRNEKITYKIREHALQKIPFLLVVGDKEAESNTVAVRARGGVDLGEMPLDAFVARLQQDIAHKVGPEQS, from the coding sequence ATGCTTGTAGTTACTCTGCCAGATGGATCCAAACGCGAGTTTGATGCTCCTGTGCGCATTCTTGATGTTGCCCAAAGCATTGGTAGCGGCCTCGCTAAGGCTGCGTTGGGCGGCATTATCGACGGCAAGATAGTCGATGCCAGTTATGTCATCGACAAAGATAGTCAACTCTCCATCATTACGGACAAGAGCCCAGAGGCTTTAGAGATTGTTCGTCACTCTACTGCACACTTATTGGCCTATGCCGTCAAAGAATTGTTTCCGCAGGCCCAAGTCACTATCGGGCCGGTGATTGAAAACGGCTTTTATTACGATTTCTCGTTTAATCGCCCATTTACCCCTGAAGACTTGGTAGCGCTTGAGAAGAAAATGGCTGAGCTTGCCAAAAAAGATGAGCCAGTTATTCGCACTGTGATGCCGCGAGATGCTGCGGTACAGTTTTTCAAGGACCAAGGCGAGCACTACAAAGCAGAAATTATTGCTAGCATTCCGCAAGGCGAGGATGTTTCTCTCTACACAGAGGGTAAATTTACTGACTTATGCCGCGGCCCCCATGTCCCGTCCACTGGAAAGCTTAAGGTATTCAAGCTGTTGAGTGTTGCTGGCGCTTATTGGCGGGGCGATAGTAAGAATGAGATGTTGCAGCGGATTTACGGTACTGCCTGGCTTCGAAAAGAAGACCAAGAAGCCCATTTGCACATGCTAGAAGAGGCCGAGAAGCGGGACCATCGTCGCCTAGGTAAGTTTTTGGATCTTTTCCATTTTCAGCCCGAAGCGCCAGGACTCATTTTTTGGCATCCCAAAGGTTGGTCTATATGGCAAGAAGTAGAGCAGTACATGCGCCGCGTATACCAACAAGAGGGTTACCAAGAAGTTAAAGCCCCACAGATCTTAGATCGTGGACTTTGGGAAAAGTCAGGTCACTGGGATAACTATAAAGAAAACATGTTCACGACAGAGTCGGAGAATCGTGCCTATGCATTAAAGCCGATGAACTGCCCCGGGCATGTCCAAATTTATAATTCAGGCTTGCATAGCTACCGTGAACTGCCATTGCGCTATGGTGAGTTTGGTCAATGTCACCGCAATGAGCCATCAGGCGCCTTACATGGCTTGATGAGGGTGCGAGGCTTTACTCAAGATGACGGTCATATTTTTTGTACAGAAGACCAAATACAGCCTGAGGTCGCCGCTTTTGATATAGCGGTGCGTTCGGTATATCGAGACTTTGGCTTTACTGAGGTGGCCGTAAAACTTGCATTGCGTCCTGCCAAGCGCGTTGGCGATGATGCGATTTGGGATAAGGCGGAAGATGCGCTTAGAGGGGCTTTGACTGCCTCAGGTCAAACTTGGGATGAATTGCCGGGTGAAGGTGCGTTTTATGGTCCAAAAATTGAATACCATCTCAAGGATTCGATTGGGCGTACTTGGCAGTGCGGAACTATCCAGGTGGATTTCTCAATGCCGGCTCGTTTGGGCGCTGAATACGTCACAGAAGACAACGATCGCAAGACTCCTGTAATGCTCCATAGAGCAATTGTGGGCTCCTTAGAGCGTTTTATCGGTATTTTGATCGAAAATCATGCTGGAAACATGCCTGTCTGGCTTGCTCCAACTCAGGCAGTGGTGCTCAATATCTCTGGTAATTCTGCCGCTTATGCACAGAAAGTTCAGCAATTGCTGAAAAAACAAGGGTTTAGAGTCGAATCTGATTTGCGAAATGAGAAAATTACGTATAAAATACGCGAGCACGCATTACAGAAGATTCCTTTTTTATTAGTTGTAGGTGATAAAGAAGCTGAAAGTAATACGGTGGCCGTTCGTGCCCGTGGCGGAGTGGATTTAGGTGAAATGCCTCTTGATGCCTTCGTTGCCCGACTCCAGCAGGATATTGCCCATAAGGTCGGACCCGAGCAAAGCTAG
- a CDS encoding PaaI family thioesterase has product MDSTLNTLYFGLNIPFLAHLGVVPEFAAGGKSQISLEIKPEFENSFHIAHGGVVMTLLDFAMGAAARSVSDEPLGAMTIDMNVSFLRPSVGKIIVEGSVLKSGKTIHYCEAVVLNEAGEITAKSSGTFMLRK; this is encoded by the coding sequence ATGGACTCGACTCTAAACACACTCTATTTTGGTCTTAATATCCCTTTCTTGGCTCATTTAGGGGTGGTTCCTGAGTTTGCGGCAGGTGGTAAATCCCAGATAAGCCTGGAAATCAAGCCCGAGTTCGAGAATAGCTTTCATATTGCTCATGGCGGTGTAGTGATGACCTTATTGGATTTTGCGATGGGCGCTGCAGCTAGGAGTGTCTCAGACGAGCCTCTAGGAGCAATGACTATTGATATGAACGTCAGCTTCTTGCGCCCCAGCGTAGGGAAAATTATTGTGGAGGGCAGCGTCCTCAAGTCTGGCAAAACGATTCATTACTGTGAGGCTGTTGTTTTGAACGAGGCCGGTGAAATTACCGCTAAATCTAGCGGCACCTTTATGCTCAGAAAGTAG
- a CDS encoding integration host factor subunit alpha, translating into MTELAINDTVTKNELSEALFDQVGLNKREAKDMIDAFFDRIGQSLETGVEVKISGFGNFQLRNKSARPGRNPKTGEMIPIAARRVVTFHASQKLKDVVESHARQNPI; encoded by the coding sequence ATGACTGAATTAGCCATCAACGATACGGTTACCAAAAATGAGCTATCGGAAGCGCTCTTCGATCAGGTTGGTCTGAATAAGCGAGAAGCTAAAGATATGATTGATGCTTTTTTTGATCGTATCGGCCAGTCCCTTGAGACTGGTGTGGAAGTAAAAATCTCTGGGTTTGGTAACTTTCAGTTGCGCAATAAGTCTGCCCGTCCAGGCAGAAATCCCAAAACAGGTGAGATGATTCCGATTGCAGCCCGTCGTGTAGTGACATTCCACGCTAGTCAAAAGCTCAAGGATGTCGTGGAGTCGCATGCTAGACAAAACCCCATTTGA
- the pheT gene encoding phenylalanine--tRNA ligase subunit beta: MQFSESWLRQYVNPDLDSQALGHAMTMAGLEVEEQHTVAPAFTQIVVAQILSAEQHPDADRLRVCKVDVGTGEALQIVCGAPNARAGIKIPCALVGAVLPPSEAGGKPFQIKVGKLRGVESQGMLCSGRELGLGDDHEGILELPLDAPVGKDIRAFLDLDDQIFIIKLTPNKADCLSLLGIAREVSATTGAALCTPQWTNVSSAIQDKLKVTVEDADLCGRFAGRVIRGVNPQAKTPEHIVQRLARAGQRSISVLVDLSNYVMLEMGQPTHVFDIDQLNGDLAVRWAKPGESLVLLNGQTVTPVPVDRIGKVLAVGVVADQSGPVALAGVMGGSHCAVTDNTQNIYVEAAFWKPSAIQGRARSFNFSTDAAHRFERGVDPQNTVNCLEYLTALIVEICGGAAGPIDDQVLALPERKPVSMRLARAVKVIGIPLTNTIVSDVFKRLGFEFKLEANDVYVVTPPSYRFDIEIEEDLIEEVARLYGFENIPDIPPRASLKMSAKAEAKRGVHLLRQRLALQGYQEAVNFGFTDLESEQRLAGATEQDIIAVVNPIANQYGVMRSNLWGGLLANLKSNLNKGAARVRLFEAGQVFKRNAAIEEAAGQVAGFYQPQQVGGLAYGSFVPEQWASINRLVDFFDVKGDLQRVLDPLHITTEAAVHPALHPGRSAQILLHTAKGRAPIGWIGELHPGLQQAYELPQAPVLFELDLEAILNLGLPQPEELSKFPAVQRDLAVVVKQSVAAQSLLDVMAASRQQFITDVVLFDEFKPKAGSSSMGDDEKSLAFRVTLLSKEETLQEAQIEAVMKALLGALEKNCAARLR; encoded by the coding sequence ATGCAATTTTCTGAATCCTGGTTACGCCAGTACGTCAATCCAGACTTAGATAGCCAGGCTCTTGGCCATGCAATGACGATGGCTGGACTCGAAGTGGAGGAGCAGCATACAGTTGCTCCCGCCTTCACTCAGATTGTGGTGGCGCAGATTCTATCTGCAGAGCAACATCCAGATGCAGATCGTTTGCGCGTTTGTAAGGTTGATGTTGGAACTGGTGAAGCTTTACAAATAGTTTGTGGCGCACCCAATGCGCGTGCCGGGATCAAGATTCCGTGTGCATTAGTAGGCGCCGTATTGCCTCCCTCTGAGGCAGGTGGAAAACCTTTTCAGATCAAAGTAGGCAAGCTACGCGGCGTTGAAAGCCAGGGTATGTTGTGCTCTGGTCGTGAACTTGGCTTAGGTGATGATCATGAGGGTATCTTGGAATTACCACTAGATGCCCCAGTCGGAAAAGACATTCGCGCATTTTTAGATCTTGATGATCAAATATTTATTATTAAGTTAACGCCCAATAAGGCAGATTGTTTATCACTACTGGGTATTGCTCGTGAAGTTTCTGCTACTACTGGTGCTGCTTTATGTACGCCACAGTGGACTAATGTCAGTAGCGCCATTCAAGACAAGCTTAAAGTGACTGTTGAGGACGCAGACTTATGTGGTCGTTTTGCCGGCCGGGTCATTCGCGGTGTCAATCCCCAAGCAAAAACACCTGAACACATTGTGCAGCGTTTAGCTCGTGCAGGACAGAGAAGTATTTCAGTATTAGTAGATTTATCTAATTACGTCATGTTGGAGATGGGGCAGCCTACCCATGTATTTGATATTGATCAACTCAATGGCGATTTGGCTGTTCGCTGGGCAAAGCCTGGAGAAAGTTTAGTGCTTTTAAATGGCCAAACAGTGACCCCAGTCCCAGTTGATCGGATTGGTAAAGTGCTAGCAGTCGGTGTCGTGGCCGATCAATCTGGTCCAGTCGCATTGGCCGGTGTGATGGGTGGTAGCCATTGTGCTGTTACTGACAACACCCAAAATATTTATGTTGAGGCAGCCTTTTGGAAGCCCTCCGCCATACAGGGTCGTGCACGATCCTTCAATTTTAGTACTGATGCAGCCCATCGTTTTGAGCGGGGAGTGGATCCTCAAAATACGGTTAACTGCCTTGAATATTTAACGGCATTGATTGTAGAAATCTGTGGCGGTGCTGCGGGCCCAATTGATGATCAGGTATTAGCATTGCCAGAAAGAAAGCCTGTGAGCATGCGTTTAGCGCGTGCTGTGAAGGTCATTGGTATTCCATTAACGAATACGATTGTCAGTGATGTTTTCAAGCGCCTTGGTTTTGAATTTAAGCTTGAAGCAAACGATGTTTATGTAGTGACCCCACCGAGTTATCGCTTTGATATTGAAATCGAAGAAGATTTAATAGAGGAAGTCGCTCGGTTGTATGGTTTTGAAAACATTCCCGATATACCGCCCAGAGCCTCATTAAAGATGAGTGCTAAAGCTGAGGCAAAACGAGGCGTGCATCTATTGCGTCAGCGTCTTGCCCTGCAGGGTTACCAGGAGGCGGTGAACTTTGGATTTACCGATTTAGAAAGCGAGCAGCGTTTAGCTGGTGCAACGGAGCAAGACATCATTGCCGTTGTAAACCCTATTGCCAATCAATATGGTGTGATGCGCAGTAATCTTTGGGGCGGTTTATTAGCAAACTTAAAAAGCAATCTAAATAAAGGTGCCGCTCGCGTTCGCTTGTTTGAAGCAGGTCAAGTTTTTAAGCGCAATGCTGCTATTGAAGAGGCGGCTGGTCAGGTTGCCGGTTTCTATCAGCCTCAGCAAGTGGGTGGCTTGGCTTATGGTTCTTTTGTTCCTGAGCAGTGGGCTAGCATTAATCGACTAGTGGATTTTTTTGATGTGAAGGGTGATTTACAGCGAGTGCTAGATCCTTTGCATATTACAACTGAGGCGGCGGTGCATCCTGCATTGCACCCAGGCCGTAGTGCCCAGATTTTGCTGCACACAGCCAAGGGTAGAGCACCTATTGGTTGGATTGGTGAGCTGCACCCCGGCCTTCAGCAGGCGTATGAGTTGCCACAAGCCCCCGTTTTATTTGAATTGGATTTAGAGGCCATTTTGAACCTCGGACTTCCTCAACCAGAGGAGCTCAGCAAATTTCCTGCGGTGCAGCGAGATTTGGCAGTGGTGGTGAAGCAGTCTGTTGCAGCGCAGTCTTTATTGGATGTGATGGCGGCAAGTCGCCAGCAATTTATTACTGATGTCGTGCTCTTCGATGAGTTTAAGCCAAAGGCTGGCTCTAGCAGTATGGGTGATGATGAAAAGAGCTTGGCTTTTCGTGTGACCTTGCTCAGCAAAGAAGAAACACTGCAAGAGGCACAAATTGAAGCGGTAATGAAGGCTTTACTAGGGGCGCTTGAAAAAAATTGCGCAGCTCGTCTTCGCTAG
- a CDS encoding H-NS histone family protein, translated as MSSYQDLLAQREQLDKQIKEAIAHEKADGIAKAKLIIDQYKLTAADLFSRKSGSRNPGGKVAPKYRNPNTGDTWTGRGKAPKWIEGRDRSSFLI; from the coding sequence ATGTCATCCTATCAAGACCTTCTAGCTCAACGTGAGCAATTAGATAAGCAGATTAAAGAGGCTATTGCCCATGAAAAGGCGGATGGCATTGCAAAGGCTAAGCTGATTATTGACCAATATAAGCTGACAGCGGCAGATTTGTTTAGCCGCAAATCAGGATCCCGTAACCCAGGCGGCAAGGTTGCCCCAAAGTACCGTAATCCCAATACTGGCGATACCTGGACTGGTCGTGGTAAGGCCCCTAAGTGGATTGAAGGTAGAGATCGCAGTAGCTTTCTGATTTAA
- the infC gene encoding translation initiation factor IF-3 — protein MATDKSQRINREISAPEVRLVGLDGEPIGVVSLSEALALAEEKETDLVEIAPTAVPPVVRIMDFGKFKYQEAKRLHEAKLKQKVIQVKEVKFRPGTDDGDYGVKLRNLIRFLEDGDKTKITLRFRGREMAHQEIGVRMLERLKADLIEFGQVEQFPKMEGRQMVMVLAPIRKVK, from the coding sequence ATCGCTACTGATAAATCGCAGCGCATAAATCGGGAGATTAGTGCTCCTGAAGTGCGTCTGGTTGGACTAGATGGGGAACCCATCGGTGTAGTAAGTTTGAGTGAAGCCCTGGCTTTAGCAGAAGAGAAAGAAACCGATTTGGTTGAAATTGCTCCGACAGCTGTGCCACCTGTAGTCCGTATCATGGACTTCGGTAAATTCAAGTACCAAGAAGCCAAACGTTTGCATGAAGCGAAGCTCAAGCAAAAAGTGATTCAGGTGAAGGAAGTTAAATTCCGTCCCGGCACAGATGATGGTGACTATGGTGTGAAACTACGCAATCTAATCCGCTTTTTGGAAGATGGCGATAAGACAAAGATTACGCTGCGGTTTCGGGGTCGTGAAATGGCCCACCAAGAAATCGGAGTACGAATGTTGGAGCGCTTAAAGGCTGACCTTATTGAGTTTGGTCAAGTTGAGCAGTTTCCAAAGATGGAAGGTCGCCAGATGGTGATGGTTTTGGCCCCCATCCGTAAGGTTAAGTAA
- the rpmI gene encoding 50S ribosomal protein L35, whose translation MPKMKSKSSAKKRFTVRAGGTIKRGQAFKRHILTKKTTKSKRQLRGTTEVSKADVKSIRSMLPYA comes from the coding sequence ATGCCCAAGATGAAGAGCAAGAGTAGCGCCAAAAAGCGCTTCACGGTTCGCGCAGGCGGAACGATTAAACGAGGTCAGGCTTTTAAACGCCACATCCTTACCAAAAAGACTACCAAGAGCAAGCGTCAATTGCGTGGTACCACTGAAGTTTCGAAAGCGGATGTTAAATCCATTCGTTCGATGCTTCCATACGCTTAA
- the rplT gene encoding 50S ribosomal protein L20 produces the protein MPRVKRGVTARARHKKITDAATGYRGRRKNVFRVAKQAVMRAGQYAYRDRRNKKRVFRALWIARINAAVRQHDMTYSVFMNGMKKASIELDRKVLSDMAVRDKPAFAALVTRIKSVVNAAA, from the coding sequence ATGCCAAGAGTCAAACGTGGGGTTACAGCAAGAGCCCGTCATAAGAAAATCACCGATGCCGCAACAGGTTATCGTGGACGTCGTAAAAACGTATTCCGTGTTGCTAAGCAAGCAGTTATGCGTGCTGGTCAATATGCCTATCGTGACCGTCGCAATAAGAAGCGTGTATTCCGTGCATTGTGGATTGCTCGTATCAATGCGGCAGTTCGTCAGCATGACATGACCTATAGCGTATTCATGAATGGCATGAAGAAGGCATCGATCGAACTTGACCGCAAAGTGCTTTCCGACATGGCAGTTAGGGACAAGCCGGCTTTTGCCGCCTTGGTTACTCGGATTAAATCCGTAGTAAACGCTGCAGCTTAA
- a CDS encoding MerR family transcriptional regulator has protein sequence MLDKTPFEAGSALLSSQLPPIPAKRYFTIGEVADLCGVRSHVLRYWEQEFSQLSPQKRRGNRRYYQHHEVVLIRKIRTLLYEEGFTISGARNRLEEARGELRLRDELQAVLQILSQ, from the coding sequence ATGCTAGACAAAACCCCATTTGAAGCAGGCTCGGCATTGCTGAGCTCACAACTTCCGCCTATCCCGGCTAAGCGATATTTCACCATAGGTGAAGTAGCTGACCTTTGCGGGGTCCGCTCACACGTTTTGCGTTATTGGGAGCAAGAGTTTTCCCAGCTCAGCCCGCAAAAGCGCCGTGGTAATCGTCGCTACTATCAGCATCATGAAGTCGTTTTGATTCGTAAGATCAGGACGCTTTTGTATGAAGAGGGCTTTACTATCAGCGGTGCACGTAATCGCCTTGAAGAGGCCCGAGGGGAGTTGCGCTTGCGCGACGAACTTCAAGCGGTCTTGCAAATTCTGTCCCAATAG
- the pheS gene encoding phenylalanine--tRNA ligase subunit alpha: MVSLDHIVEDAKRDFLGAADAAALEDAKAKYLGKSGVLTERLKALGGMSPDERKSAGAQINQVKTKVEAALQERRQALADAVLLNRLAAESIDVSLPGRGQAVGSLHPVMRTWERVEEIFRSIGFDVADGPEIETDWFNFTALNSPENHPARSMQDTFYIDGKDSLGKPLLLRTHTSPIQVRYASEHVKKYAHADVMPPIKVIAPGRTYRVDSDATHSPMFHQVEGLWIAESVSFADLKGVYTDFLRTFFETNELQVRFRPSYFPFTEPSAEIDMAFGSGKLAGRWLEISGAGQVHPNVLRNMGIDPERYTGFAFGSGLERLSMLRYGIDDLRLFFENDLRFLAQFPA; this comes from the coding sequence ATGGTTTCTCTCGACCACATTGTCGAGGATGCTAAACGCGATTTCCTCGGAGCTGCAGATGCTGCAGCTCTGGAGGACGCGAAAGCCAAGTATCTCGGTAAATCAGGTGTTCTCACTGAGCGTCTCAAAGCGCTTGGTGGAATGTCGCCTGACGAACGCAAGAGTGCTGGCGCCCAAATAAATCAAGTTAAAACGAAGGTAGAGGCTGCACTACAAGAGCGTCGCCAAGCATTGGCTGATGCGGTATTGCTCAATCGCCTTGCTGCTGAGTCTATTGATGTTTCTTTGCCAGGGCGTGGTCAGGCAGTTGGTAGTTTGCATCCAGTGATGCGAACTTGGGAGCGCGTTGAAGAAATCTTCCGCTCCATTGGTTTTGATGTAGCTGACGGCCCTGAAATAGAAACAGATTGGTTTAATTTCACAGCTTTAAATAGCCCTGAGAATCATCCTGCTAGATCGATGCAAGACACGTTTTATATTGACGGCAAAGATTCCTTAGGGAAGCCTTTGTTATTGCGCACACATACTAGCCCCATTCAGGTTCGCTATGCCAGTGAGCACGTTAAAAAATATGCGCATGCTGATGTCATGCCCCCCATCAAAGTGATTGCACCGGGTAGAACCTACCGTGTAGATAGCGATGCCACCCATTCGCCGATGTTTCATCAGGTTGAAGGCCTATGGATTGCCGAGAGTGTTTCTTTTGCCGATCTCAAAGGGGTTTATACAGACTTTCTGAGAACCTTTTTCGAGACCAATGAGCTGCAGGTTCGTTTTCGTCCTTCCTACTTTCCATTCACAGAACCCTCTGCCGAAATCGACATGGCTTTTGGCAGTGGAAAACTAGCGGGCCGTTGGCTAGAAATTTCTGGTGCAGGGCAGGTGCATCCCAATGTACTGCGTAATATGGGTATCGATCCCGAGCGCTACACTGGCTTTGCCTTTGGATCTGGTTTGGAGCGCCTTTCAATGTTGCGTTATGGCATTGATGATTTGCGCCTCTTCTTTGAGAATGATCTGCGCTTCTTGGCCCAATTTCCAGCTTAA
- a CDS encoding excisionase family DNA-binding protein gives MKAITPEMEYLSTRQSAQVLQVSLGTVQKMVELGELIAWKTRGGHRRILASSLKQQLARRKRSMRQKSTQNCIAIGIFRREENSHDLLESIQSWQLKVEMEVSIDSLEGLMKAVSITPDLIFLDALIPPVEQVHLIHYLSKNNDTQRIPILVDEGFIKLHPGVMGLADENTIGMKSKCPELLQRELENGLIDQNPLIIGYSATNPEMEASLGGSHRYRLLEHLFVNALSRKCN, from the coding sequence ATGAAAGCAATCACCCCAGAAATGGAGTATTTGAGTACCCGTCAAAGCGCTCAGGTTTTGCAGGTATCCCTTGGAACCGTTCAGAAAATGGTTGAATTAGGGGAATTAATCGCCTGGAAAACACGTGGCGGGCATCGCCGAATCCTAGCAAGCTCTTTGAAACAGCAATTGGCGCGTCGAAAACGGTCTATGCGTCAAAAAAGCACTCAAAACTGTATCGCCATAGGAATATTCAGAAGAGAAGAAAACAGTCATGACTTACTAGAATCTATCCAGTCCTGGCAACTGAAGGTAGAAATGGAGGTTTCCATTGATAGCCTGGAAGGCTTAATGAAAGCCGTCTCGATCACCCCAGACTTAATCTTTCTAGATGCCTTGATACCGCCAGTTGAACAGGTGCATTTAATTCATTATCTGAGCAAAAACAATGACACACAGCGTATTCCAATTCTAGTAGATGAGGGTTTTATAAAGCTTCACCCCGGAGTGATGGGCCTAGCAGATGAAAATACGATAGGCATGAAGTCGAAATGCCCGGAACTACTTCAGAGAGAACTGGAAAACGGTTTAATTGATCAAAATCCGTTGATTATTGGCTATTCAGCAACTAACCCTGAAATGGAAGCATCGCTGGGTGGAAGCCATCGATACAGACTACTGGAGCACCTCTTTGTTAACGCTCTCAGTAGAAAGTGTAACTAG